The Saccharopolyspora gloriosae genome has a segment encoding these proteins:
- a CDS encoding FAD-binding protein: MGSGQHDHATSRQVRRLTGWGRTAPTSAQVVSTPDIDVISKAVREAGPRGVIARGLGRSYGDPSQNAGGTVIDMTALDRVHQVDADEATVVVDAGVSLDTLMRRLLPYGLWIPVLPGTRQVTVGGAIGSDIHGKNHHSQGSFGSHVLSMDLLTADGSVHTLSPQGTGAELFWATVGGMGLTGIILKATIRLKRVETAYFLVDNVQTKNLDELIEYFTDGSDGNYIYSVAWFDSLARGENLGRALLTRGNSATLEDLPKKLRKDPLKFNAPQLMTAPPLFPNGLVNKYTITAFNEVWYRKAPTKFGAVQNITQFFHPLDLVGEWNRIYGPNGFLQYQFMVPFGQESTFRRSIDKISASGHVSFLNVLKTFGPGNEAPMSFPSEGWTLTVDIPITPGLDRLCQELDELVLDAGGRLYLAKESRTSAEMIERMYPRIHEWRKIRASVDPEGVFHSDLSRRLSL, translated from the coding sequence GTGGGATCGGGACAGCACGACCATGCGACCAGCCGACAAGTCCGGCGACTGACCGGGTGGGGGCGCACGGCGCCGACCTCGGCTCAAGTCGTGAGCACCCCGGACATCGACGTGATCTCGAAGGCGGTCCGTGAAGCAGGCCCGCGCGGCGTCATCGCCCGCGGCCTCGGCCGCAGCTACGGCGACCCGTCGCAGAACGCGGGCGGCACCGTCATCGACATGACCGCGCTCGACCGCGTGCACCAGGTCGACGCGGATGAAGCGACGGTCGTCGTCGACGCCGGTGTTTCGCTGGACACCCTGATGCGCCGCCTGCTGCCGTACGGCCTGTGGATCCCGGTGCTGCCGGGCACCCGCCAGGTCACCGTCGGCGGCGCCATCGGTTCCGATATCCACGGCAAGAACCACCACTCGCAGGGTTCGTTCGGCAGTCACGTGCTGTCGATGGACCTGCTCACCGCCGACGGTTCGGTGCACACCCTGTCGCCGCAGGGCACGGGCGCGGAACTGTTCTGGGCGACGGTCGGCGGCATGGGGCTGACCGGGATCATCTTGAAGGCGACGATCCGGCTCAAGCGCGTCGAAACGGCGTACTTCCTGGTCGACAACGTGCAGACGAAGAACCTCGACGAGCTGATCGAGTACTTCACCGACGGCTCCGACGGCAACTACATCTACTCCGTGGCCTGGTTCGACTCGCTGGCGCGTGGCGAGAACCTGGGTCGCGCCCTGTTGACCAGGGGGAACTCCGCGACGCTGGAGGACCTGCCGAAGAAGCTGCGCAAGGATCCGTTGAAGTTCAACGCCCCGCAGCTGATGACGGCTCCGCCGCTGTTCCCGAACGGGCTGGTGAACAAGTACACGATCACCGCCTTCAACGAGGTCTGGTACCGCAAGGCGCCGACGAAGTTCGGGGCGGTGCAGAACATCACCCAGTTCTTCCACCCGCTCGACCTGGTCGGCGAGTGGAACCGGATCTACGGCCCGAACGGTTTCCTGCAGTACCAGTTCATGGTGCCGTTCGGGCAGGAGTCGACGTTCCGCCGCTCCATCGACAAGATCAGCGCCAGCGGGCACGTGTCGTTCCTGAACGTGCTCAAGACCTTCGGCCCGGGCAACGAGGCACCGATGTCGTTCCCGAGCGAGGGCTGGACGCTGACCGTGGACATTCCGATCACGCCCGGTCTCGACCGGCTGTGCCAGGAGCTCGATGAGCTGGTCCTCGACGCGGGCGGCAGGCTGTACCTCGCCAAGGAGTCGCGGACGTCGGCGGAGATGATCGAGCGGATGTACCCGCGCATCCACGAGTGGCGCAAGATCCGCGCCTCGGTCGACCCCGAGGGCGTGTTCCATTCCGACCTGTCCCGGAGGTTGAGCCTGTGA
- a CDS encoding GtrA family protein, with protein sequence MAVAESGTDTELKKLGLFQQLFRFVAIGGFCALIDAGTYSVLLGALGWPTWLSKSISFILGTTASYLINRKFTFSGASSGNSTAKAGAFAIVYTTTFFVNMGSNELLCFLFDAREAWQFGLFWVIAQGLGTLINFVMLKWVVFRD encoded by the coding sequence GTGGCCGTGGCCGAATCCGGCACAGACACCGAGCTCAAGAAGCTCGGGCTGTTCCAACAGCTCTTCCGCTTCGTGGCCATCGGCGGTTTCTGCGCCCTGATCGACGCGGGGACCTACTCGGTGCTGCTCGGCGCGCTCGGGTGGCCGACGTGGCTGTCGAAGTCGATCTCGTTCATCCTCGGCACCACGGCTTCGTACCTGATCAACCGGAAGTTCACCTTCAGCGGTGCCAGCTCCGGCAACTCCACGGCCAAGGCCGGGGCGTTCGCGATCGTCTACACGACCACGTTCTTCGTGAACATGGGTTCGAACGAGCTGCTGTGCTTCCTGTTCGACGCGCGCGAGGCGTGGCAGTTCGGGCTGTTCTGGGTGATCGCCCAGGGCCTCGGCACTCTGATCAACTTCGTGATGTTGAAGTGGGTCGTCTTCCGCGACTGA